The stretch of DNA atattgaatcaaacatgaggTAACCTAGTTAGATATGAACAACATGTTGGCTACGAGTCATTAAAAAGTCATTTAATTCCTATCTTGGAGCTTTTCACATACTTATGTTCCCAACTTTTTTCAATCACACTTCACTTTTTAAGTGAAACATATTTAATTACCGGTTTATGTTCAAAAAGAAATAGTTCCATGTTTTTGTTTGTATATTGTGgtatagttttaaaaaaattaaaccaaTTAGAATCAAATCAAAATACCTAAATTTGCAAGTTTTAGTTAGATCTGTCCTTTCCAAGTAGGTAAGATATTGCATCCGCCGAGTTATTGCGAACATATGAGCCGTCCATTTCCAGGAAGGCCCATatttagattaaaaaaaaattatacatttggAGTAAATTTAAGGGGTTTATGTATGAACGTAGGAGCCTAGGAGGATCTGTTTCGACAGCCAAAGAGACTAAATgttctaaaaatttaaaaatagacATACATTCGGAGATTTCCGCATAAAACAACTTTAATTCAAATGTTGTCAGATTTGAATTGGATTCTCAATGTTTCCGGATATAAATCTGATCAATCCGACGATCGGAtcgaaaaattattatattacataaaataataatataatatagtaaataatatatttttaactataaaattcttaaatatgtatataaataattaaaatatttatcatttaaattcaaaacaacatacatataatcaaacataattatatcaatatttttaacaacaaaataaatcaaaaaaatctctaattttcaaataaatataattaaataattaaattctaaaaaagtaaaaatattaaaaaaaattggtgaaCATATTGGACCGGTTTTTAACCGGTTTACAACTGGTTCTTGATCAATTTTGAATTATTTGATCGTTAAAATGGCTTATAGAGTAAGTCTGGACCAAACTAGTGGCCAGTCGAACTGGACAATACGGTCCGatttaaaaacatcacaaccCTTTCGAAATCTGAAAACAGGTGTGAGCTTTATCCTTGTGTGGAAAATAAGTTTATTTTTATGACTAACTTATTTATCTTATATTTTACTTCTCTAACTCGTCAAACTTTGATCTTggtgtattattttttaattttcagttatttTGATCTAATTATTAATGTGATATCGGACTAGGAAGAAAATTTACCAACATTAcgtaaacttttaaaattaaagtTACTAAATTCATTTATTTTGGTGCCAAACTAAAATTTTGAATGAGAAaagtaattttaaaattttatatccaTAAAATTTTTATAGTAATGAATTTATCCCCAAAACACCTAATTAGACTATATCGCCAGAAAAACCCCACagcattaaaatttatatttttagccTTCATAAAATAATGATTTTACAAAGTCGCAAACTTTTCAATCAATCATATATTGTTTCATATTTTCGTGGAATCAGCAATGTATAAATCACCGGATTGCATTAAATCCTCttctataaaattttttttatatattttaggagtttgaaatatcgaaatatatatttcactcaaatgaaaataaatagGTGTCTAAGTTGTAGAAATAGAGAGTGAGCGAAAAGCTCAAGTCGTAGTATTGTAAAACTGAATAAGGAATACAAAGAAATATGTTTATATAGTTAGGGTAAACACAAAAAGATTAAAATGACTAATCTACTCTTGAGAGCTAACAATAATATATTCTAACATCCCCCCTCAAACTCACGATGCTACAGCTAAAAGCATTGAGAGATTGTCAGACAAAAAAGGAAACGCGAAGCGGAATGTGCCTTAGTAAACATATCAGCTATCTGCAGAGAAGAAGGAACGAAAGGTAACTAATGGTGCCAAGCTGGAGATGATGACGAGTGACGTGACAATCGATCTCAATGTGTTTTGTCCTCTCATGAAAAACTGAATTGCGCGCAATCTGAATTGCACTCTGATTATCACAATATAACGGAGTAGGATGACGAAGAAGGATACCGAAATCCGCAAGCAACCAACGTAACCAAACAATCTCGCAAGTGGTTGAAGCCGTAGCACGATACTCGGCTTCGGTAGAAGATCTAGAGATAAACCCAAGCGAAGTAATCACTATAGAAAATTTCTCAAACCAAGCACGAGGagcttgtttcagaccataaAGAGCCTTACGAAGTCTACAAACTTCACCAGGTTGGTGAGCAACACCGTGGGGAGGAGCCATAAAAACTTCTTCATGAAGATCACCATTCAAGAAGGcattcttgacatccatctgagAGATTTTTCATCGATGAGCAGAAGCAACATCAATTAGAGTATGAACTGTCGTCATTTTTGCTGTGTTATATACGAACGAAAAGTTGTACAAAAAGTTGTACGAACACAATTCGATCCGCGAAAGCTGTGGATGAGATTAACAGTTCTTCTCTACGATTGACAGATCCATGAAGtggaggctctgataccatgaagAAATAGAGAGTGAGCGAAAAGTTCAAGTCGTAGTATTGTAAAACTGAAAAAGGAATACAAAGAAATATCTTTATATAGCTAGGGTAAACACAAAAAGATTAAAATGATTAATCTACCATTGAGAGCTAACAATAATATATTCTAACATAAGTCTTTAACCTTTTATAAAATTTGCATGATTTATCATTGCTAATGTGATTTTTTGAGAACACACTCATGTTGCGATTAAGAATTCAATTTTTAAACAATAGTACGAAGAAGGTACAAAAATGATATTGCAATATTATGTAATACTAGGTGGGCGAACCTCAATATTTGAGGTGTTTGCCCAGATATGTTGTgcaatatatgatttttttttgttgcataTTGACTAACACAATGTGgttgaaaagaaaatgttggTCGGCTAAAGTATATGTACAGAGTAGGAGTAAAGTGTAGATATTATaacaatataataatttatacaTATATTATGTTTTTTTCGTGAGTAGCACGTATTTAGAAAACATTAAAAGTTTAATTATTTTCGCTGTATCACGCGCTTGTTTCATTCTTGGTCTTCAGCTGTTGCACTGGACCTGCAAAAAAAAACCCGTTAATAAAGTTAGTTAATTTGTAGCATTTTGGTTGAGATCCAATTATAAAAAGTTAAATAAATGCGAACGATATTGTTTAGAAACTTTAAGTATATCATGTTAAAGATTGAGAATGAAATAATTTGGGAGAACAAATCATTTAACttgtttaaatttttactaTCGTTGCAAACATAACTATTTGAATGTATTTGCAtctaaatattaatatattttgaaaactaatattatttattgtttttttaaatatatctatataGCAAATCTTGTAAATAGTAGGATGTGATCAAAACTAAGAACGAGCTAGACATATCATGCATTAGGTAATTGTGAGTATTATTGTAACTTATTTACATACTTAAATAGTTGGGAATGGATATATCAGGGAGGAAATACAACATGTTAGTGACATGAATAAAATCTAGTTATGCACTGAAAAAAATAACTTAAACCGATGTAAAGAGTGAGGTAAAAAtaagtattatgaataaatgttttattgaattttattcAGAGTTTGTAGCAATcccatattaatttttttttgcaaatgAACTATTATCAGTACATAAGATAAATGTTAACTATTTACTCAATGTACATACTGAGATTGACGGATAATGTTGAGATTCAGTTTTGTCTCGATATCGGCTGCATAGTCTATTAGAAGAGAAAGCTTTGACTCCATATTAAGTGCTCTTCGGAAGATGATGGCCCATACTGGGTTCGAGAAAAGCCTTTTCATTAGTTCCTCGACTTCCTTTTCAAATAGAAAATTATAGTAGCATTGGCTGCAGTCGATACATTCACAGTAGCGGTTGTTTTCCATTAGAGTTGGATTTAAAAAAGTAATTCTAAACTTTGAGGAGAAAGTGTAGGGATTTTTGGATAGTTAGCCGTAATGTAAAAGAAGGCAAATGATGTTATATAAAGTGTATGTGTTAGGATGAGTCATAGATAAACTATGACACATGTGGTGCTTATTTTGAGCCACCTCAATAAAAATAGATTAACTATGTTTAACAATTGACAAGTGTAAGGGGCTGAGGTAGGTGTGTATAATGTGGTGTCGAAGATATGTTTTTTATTGTAATCGTAAAttggtttttgtttttttgattTGTTTGAGTTGACTAAACATTGAAGCGGTTGGTATTTTGTTTGCTTTACAAAAATAATACAATACTATTTAATTGCAGCTGAGAGTAAAATAGCTACGCTATATATATAAGGCTGGAAAGTTTTGGCTATGATGCAGCATAACATGGCatcattaaatttaatttaaatgatttgtaggttttaaattattttgtaggTGGCtgtattattttgaaaatgtcGATGTGTATACATTTTTTAACGATTTGGGTGGGGGAATTTGGCTTTTGCCAGAGATTTAAAAGAAATACCATACTATAAATGTTATGTAAAAAAACAGCAATTTTTTGGAGATAACCCAAAAAAGCATAGATACTAATATACATGCTAGACATTAACATCTACACCTGTGTCTCAGTCTTGTTTACCATGTTTTAAGCTTTCACTCAATACTTTCTCTTTGGATTCTAATCTTCGCTTACTTGTTATGCTGGCATGCTGGGTTTTAAGGTCTATCTCGAAgtgctcttcttgcattgccgAGCTGCTTTCTTGGGATTCAGTTAAAGCTACGTGCTGCTGTAACAATCCCTCACCTTTGAAAGTTGAACCTTTATCTTCATAGCTTTGTGATGCTGATGCCGATGATGAATCTGAAGCTGGTAGGCACGCGATAACTGTGTTTCGAACGAAACTTTTCCCTCTCGATTTGTTCCACGACGTTCTTAGTTGGAAAAGGAATTGCGACTCTCGtaacttttgattaaaaaagtTAGGACAAAAAGGCATTTCCTATGGTTGATAAGATAAATGTTGTTAAGTATGAGAAATTTTATAGTGGCAAGAATTAAATACGTAAAAAATATACCTTTTCTTCTGCCTCGATTACGTCTTCTCCTGACATACATAGCAACATGCTCGCTTCCTTGTTCTCAACATAAACATGTAAATTCCCAGTACCATCAAACAATTCTGCCTGGAATCGTAACCTGTACGTATATTATAAGAAAGATGCCATGTTTTTAATGAGTAGATGATTTCAGAGTGTATTAGTTACTTACAGGGGTTTTGGACTTGGGAAAGTATGATTGCAATAAAAACATGTAAACTCATATCTGTATGCACCCCCACAAGCTTTAAAGCAAGCTGGGCAAGCCAGGAAGTAAACACAATTCTCTGAGTTTTTTATTGTTATCCTAGCTTTGATCCAAAAGGATTTTACCTACAAAACAAAGTGTGGATATGATCGAACTACTTATTGGCCTCAAAgctagataaataaataaataaataaatacagacTTACAACTTCATTTAGGCTAAGGATTTGACTGATTTTGCGGATTTGGGAGTCAAATGGTTGGTCTATTTCTTGGTTGGCTTTATCATACAATTTCTGGGACACAACACTTTCAATATATTCTTTATTGCTGTGCAGCctataaaaattgaatttatgtTAGTTATAAGAGCTATGGAAGAACGTAAATGTGAGGAAGAAATATGAGGGAAAAGACGAAAACAGAAATTTGAGGAAAACACAAGTGAAGACAACAAGACAACTGTAGATTCAGCAGGCCTTTTTGCTCAGGAATTCCTTGTTATAAATTGCTGTATCAGAGGAAAACATAAGCAAAAACAACAAGTCAACTATTCATTCAGCCGGGCTTTTTGTTCAGGGTTTTCTAGTTATAAATTGATGTA from Primulina tabacum isolate GXHZ01 chromosome 3, ASM2559414v2, whole genome shotgun sequence encodes:
- the LOC142539681 gene encoding replication factor A protein 1-like, with the translated sequence MRLSVNTFYGLSIGTVPNSTILFDPPIHQADLLRQWLHSNKEYIESVVSQKLYDKANQEIDQPFDSQIRKISQILSLNEVVKSFWIKARITIKNSENCVYFLACPACFKACGGAYRYEFTCFYCNHTFPSPKPLLRFQAELFDGTGNLHVYVENKEASMLLCMSGEDVIEAEEKEMPFCPNFFNQKLRESQFLFQLRTSWNKSRGKSFVRNTVIACLPASDSSSASASQSYEDKGSTFKGEGLLQQHVALTESQESSSAMQEEHFEIDLKTQHASITSKRRLESKEKVLSESLKHGKQD